Part of the Musa acuminata AAA Group cultivar baxijiao chromosome BXJ2-7, Cavendish_Baxijiao_AAA, whole genome shotgun sequence genome is shown below.
TGGATCTCAGCTCTGAGGGCCTGAGGATTGTCAACGATGAGCTGCCACAGTGGGTAGTTCTTCCTTGGCATCACGCAGTCCCCTTCGTTCAGCCTCAGCGACGGGCAGTAGTCTCCTTTTCCATCGCCGAGGTAGATGAACCGCTTCCTCCCCTCGAGGAATGCTGATGCTTGAATCCTCTCGATGATTGCACTCTACGTGTCAGAGAATAGGAGGAGCAGTGGAGAGGATTATATCGAATCTAATTTGCATGAGCGTTTGTAGGGCCATGCAGGAACAGAGGTCACCTTACACATGTTGGGAGGGCAGAGACAGCAGCCATGGGAAGAGGATTTGAAGTCATGGTGAGGGAAAATTCTCAGCCTCCCTTCCTCATCAACATAGCCTGGGTTTGTATGGATCTCCGAGAAATAGGCCATGAGGCCATGGTGCTTCAGAATGGTCTCGATGAAGAATCTGTTGGCATCACTAACAATCCGCAGCTCGCATCTGAGAGTCGCACCACGTAGGTACCATCCAATAAGATGCTGGGGAAAGAGACGAACTAATCATCAAGAACCATGAAGCAGGGGCTAAGCATACCCGAGAGCGTAAGCTGATTTGATGGCTGCAACGGCGTTGGCGGGCAACGGAGCCCTCTTCAGGTTCTCCGAGATCTCCTCAATCGTTCTACCCTGCGAGTGGAGCTCCTCCATCACCCTATCCTGAATCCGAGGAACCAATCCAATCAGCACGCCGAGAAACCCGCATGAAACAAGGAACACGTGACACAGGAAAGGAGTGACATGTACCATGGCGGAGTTCCACGGCATGGCTTTGAGCAGCTCGTCGAACAGCTGCGTGCCACCGAGATCGTCGATGACCCAGTTATCGCTGTCGCAGTCGATGATAGTCTTGTCGAAGTCGAACACCACCACGACGTCTGCCatgggcgagagagagagagagagagagagagattaaatgCAGGAAAGCGCGATGTATGAGCAACGAGGCAGCAGCGGTGCTTGGTATTTATAGGGCACAAGATGCCAATGGTACAATACGCAGGAGAACAAGAAGGTGCGGTATCTTCAGGTGAAGGCCACTTCTTCTGGGCTGGTGCTCCTCTTTGCACCCAACACAACCATGGTTGGTGGGATGACCACCACCAACCCGTTACACCCAGTGCATGCGTACCTAAGATTAATCGCAGGGGGATGTAGGGATTAATTCTCGGAATATGCCCATTAGCTTCCCTTTAACAGTTTTAGGCAGGAGCGATGCCTCCTTGTACATCTGCATCTGCATCTTCATGCAGTTCTTGTTCTGATGACAACATAAACACACGGAATTTTTCTTGCTGTTTCCGCAGGGAAGATGTGTTGCACAGATTGTGTGTGGTACCTGTCACCTAACTTCCTTCTATCTTGTTGCTTTGAGAAATCGTTCTGATTCATGGCTATGAAATTGATCTACTGTGTCTGCTACACTGACACCTTTCCTGAGAAGATCATATAAATCCCCTGATTTTAGgatctacagaagtattagaaatGAGCTTCAAAATAATGTTTGGTTCTAAAAGCACTGTTTAAGCTTTCAGGATGCCTTCATGCTGAGTAACCAGTGACACGGGAAACAGCTCACCAGAAAAAGATGCGATGTATAAAGGTATGCAAGTGGTGACATAATTTGTGATCGATACGATCAATCATTGATCGCTTTAACGTGACCTAAAACTGAAGAAAGATCTCTAGCGGTGTCGTCCTCGCGATCTTGTCGATTGAGTGAAAGGTCGATTACGTAGGGCACTGGAACCCAATGCTCAGCGTTGTGTTGGATGCTGAGCATTGGGGTGTCCCTGATGagctaaaaatattgtaaagaaGCTAAAAGGTTTGTTCTACGTGATACCAGGTCATCTTGATGAGACAAGAATAGGGCAGAAGAGATGGTGGTGGATGCACCACGAATCACCATGGTAGCAAAATATATTCCTTCTTCGTTTGCCCATAGCAGCAAGAATTTTGTTCTGATGTATGTCTATGCCATGTTTCTAATCATGTTGGCCTTCTTGATCTTGATGGAAAGAAGGGGTAGAGATATCCAATAGAGGAATAGTAGGACaaattttaatcttttttatttcTCTCAAGAGTTTTACTTTATCtatttcatgacccaacatataagATTTATATAGTCTCCAAAGatatattaaattaattatattcaagatgaatcattttctttcaagaaatcctttcaagaaccaataaccaatttgatttatccttctatagacttttaatctattttttttcttgatgtaatgaatcttcctcttgatgtaatgaatatttcttttgatgaaatgaacctctttatgatatttaaataagtttaattccaacattcccCCCCTTAAACTTATTCCATTTGGCATGCCAAGTTTCTTTTgaagttgttgaatatatacctttCTTCAATAACTTcattaagaaatactgatttgacattcatttgtaaaattttttatttcatttgagctgttagagagataagtaatcttactgtctctAGTCAAGTAACTggtgcaaatacttcttcatagtcaatCTCATATTATTGTTTGTCTCCTTTTGCAATCAATCGGGTTTTATATTTCTACATCTCTCCTttagtatttctttttttttttaagatccacttaacaccgatagcttggtggtcttctggaaaTGTAGTAAGCtctcatgtattatttttgttaatggcatgaatctcttcattcatggCTTGTcgtcatttttcatctctataagctttttcgaaggttaatggatcatatcctgcaaaaggataaaataaagaaagttcatcattgttagtatcaatccttcgagtcac
Proteins encoded:
- the LOC103991590 gene encoding inorganic pyrophosphatase 2; its protein translation is MADVVVVFDFDKTIIDCDSDNWVIDDLGGTQLFDELLKAMPWNSAMDRVMEELHSQGRTIEEISENLKRAPLPANAVAAIKSAYALGCELRIVSDANRFFIETILKHHGLMAYFSEIHTNPGYVDEEGRLRIFPHHDFKSSSHGCCLCPPNMCKSAIIERIQASAFLEGRKRFIYLGDGKGDYCPSLRLNEGDCVMPRKNYPLWQLIVDNPQALRAEIHEWSNAEELERVLLRLISESASADRSSPSQLISVDCKFQTLPPSSIEAFPKSLPVPN